Genomic DNA from Desulfonema ishimotonii:
GGGCGAGAAACATCTGCCGGTCCCAGGGTGTATCCCGTGAATATGATAAAACCGAAGAAGCCAAGTCGGCGTAAAGAAGGAATCATGCTATGGACAGAATGTTGCTGAGTGCCCTTATCCTTTGGTTTGTTACCCTGTCTTTCGTTCGCATCGGCCCGGCGGTCCCGCCCCCGGATGCCGGTCTCGATGGCCGCTATGCCGCCTTCTTTCCCCACGACAAACATATGGAAGTCGTAGACGACTGCAAGGCCTGCCATCACAGGTATGATGAAAACGGCGGAAATGTTGTGGAAGAGGATGAACTGGACGGTGGCGACGCCATGCGGTGCCGCACCTGCCACACCGAAGACGCCTCCGTCAATGCAAGAGAGGCCTTTCACCGCATGTGCATCCAATGCCACAGAACTGTTGAAAAATCGGAAAATCCGTCCGGGCCCCGTACCTGCGGCGGATGCCATCCCGTGGAAATGCCGGAAGATCCGACCCCGCTGGTCATTGAACGCTAAACAACATCATCCGTAAATATCTCTGGAGGGAGTAATGATTAAAGGAAAGAGAAAACCTTTTGAAGAAATAAAAGATTTGCTCAGAGGGCATAAAAAAGTATTGAACGTCGGTTG
This window encodes:
- a CDS encoding cytochrome c3 family protein, which translates into the protein MDRMLLSALILWFVTLSFVRIGPAVPPPDAGLDGRYAAFFPHDKHMEVVDDCKACHHRYDENGGNVVEEDELDGGDAMRCRTCHTEDASVNAREAFHRMCIQCHRTVEKSENPSGPRTCGGCHPVEMPEDPTPLVIER